The nucleotide sequence GAGATCCCATAGCAAATACATCAGGAAAATAAAACCTCATATTGTTAAGTAATTCTTCAGGCTGACCCCTCTTAATTTTAGCGTAACGGTGCAAAAATTGTAACATGCCCATTTTGGGTGTAGAGTAAAGATCAACAATTACACAATAGAAAATTGAAGATCCAAAAGGATGCGAGTCAAAAAGTATAAGTTAATACAATGATATCAAAATACGCAGCTTCTTTCTCGTATTCCGAGGGTTGTTTGAAGAGATAGCAGTACAGAGAAGCCGATTGCCGCAATTCTTCTGTTTGATCTGCGACCCAATCACTCTGCTCCGTCTCGATGATCTCAGATTTGCCCAAAAATGGATGTCTTCAAATCGCAACAATCTTCAATCGATCTTttggttttaataattttctcttGAAGTTTTTGCTCTCATATGTTTCAGGAAAGAACGAAGAAAATATTTGACGATTGTTGAAAAAACTGCGTAATTCTAGATAGTTATTGATCAGTTTTACTTTGTGCGTAGAAGTTTTTGTAGAGGTATAGGTGCGTGATCCGTGTAGAGTAGTAGCTCAGCTCTGTAGCTCGATGCACCAGCAAACTAGGTGTATACTCTCAAGCTTCACGATCACAAGTTATAATACAATTACATCTTCTGTTTTATAATATACGACCTTGTTACGAGTACCTCGTTTGGTGAGATGACAAGTGACCGGCGCGCGCTGCACCGACAGAAGTTACCAATGCTAAAAATCTCGATAGAATCAAAAGATCGTATCTCGAACGTAAAGCTGGTTTTAGACGAGTTGTAACTTTGTTATTTCTATTCCGGTttcattacaaattaaaattataaatgctaaagcTTTGTTTagtggaaataaaattattgctaGATTTGCTACAATTTACGTGGTGTAAATACTTGGATGATTGACGAGTTTACACGTTAACGGTGACCTCCAGACGCATTTCCATAAATCACGTCCGGGTCGTTAGTCGAATATATTAGTGTTGCTCTCATTGAGGGAGGAATGAATTATTCATTCGATTTCTTCACATcttgttttaataagttttttgtatTACAATGTAAGATGCATAATGTATTCTGTAGGAAGCCTAGGTATTTAATATACTCATTAATTATTTGGCAAAAGCATGTTAAGGGATTTTTATCGATAATGATAATATTTCGATAGTCCACAACAATATCGGCAGAAACACTTATTGACCAACGGGAggctttttaatgtttttattataatgtatcaGTGAAATAGGCCTTACAAActtcttatattatattatttttattctgatcAATCCTTGTGGAGCTTTCAATCAAACTTTATGAAGaggataatttatttaagtacttaaatccatttacataatttacttcAGTGCTGTGTTTTTCTTTTccttttgttcttttttaattcttttggtTTGCCGGAGTAATAAATAGTTGGCAGAGTTTATTATACGTACTATGAACTTATTCACATCGTACAATGTGTAAtcgatttaaataatattaaatacattatatgtatataaatttattttgataagacctttaagattttaaaattatggatatgtatacatataaagaGGACTACGaggaagattttttaaattcattaagaTGCTTAATACTGTAGTCCAAAAGTTTTCGTTGTCTTATATTACAACGAAAACTTTCGCGGTTTTCGTAGATCTTGATCTCAAATTCATATAATATAAGTTGCTATAGCGGCAATCTTTCATTGCTTAAACCACTGatcaaaatatattgaaacaaGAATTCTTTGGTAAATAAGAACAAGTTAAGTTCGTGTATCTAGTCCATGTATCTAGGTTAGCCCTTGGAAGGTTTAGCGGGAGATTCGAAAATTTCATTCACTCAATGTTTTGTCCTTAAATATGACATCTTGTATTATTTACTACTGCCATTCTTTACTTAGTTTTGATTTATTAGGAACACTGGACTATTACGAGTTTACATTTAACGCGAAAAGATTCTGATATTTCGTGTAGGCGTGTGTTATCGCTTTTACCAAAAAACTACTTCATACCTTAACCTAAATAACCTAAATTATATATATAGAGTAATTTTTAGTTGAAGTGGATTTTACGAGGCAGGAAAATGTTACGGGCATTGTAAAGTGGCTCTTTTGATTTTCAGATGTCGAGTGTTAATTTATGACAGGGCAGTGTGAAAGCTGCCTTGCCGAACTATAAAATAAGTTGGTGTATCCATAGGCGCCTTTAAATTGCACATGCGCAAAGCATAGAATCGATAATACAGAGATTTGGTAATGGTAGGTGAGCTGTTCGGACCACGAATTGAATTGTCTCCAGTCAAAATTTACGGCTACAAGATTAGCAAATTGATGTCAGGTTAGTGAATTCAAAAATGTATCATGCTTCATTTCAATGTATGCTCCGTTACCGCAGATAGATTGGGACACAGCCCCATAGTATATGAGACGAGCGTCTATACAACTTGGCGATGTGCCCATTCATCGCTGCTCGCAACAAGTTACTGCTTTTATCTTTTGTAGGATCTCGCCTTTTTATGAATGAGCAATCTATtccttatatttacataaaataatatacggAGGACCTTTACAAATGCGATGTTAAGTGAAACCATAATGATGACGTCATACTGTAATTACTTTTGTTAATGATATAATCTTGGCATTAGAAgctcaaacaatattttatcgcTAACACCCCTAGCCTATTAAAAGCCGTGTGAATCTTGTCTCTTAAGCCTACTCGGCCATCGTCAATTCTGCTCGTATCTAGGTCAGTGGGCACAAACATACATGTACTCATATAGGCAGAAACGTTGTGAAAATTGTATTGTGGGTGATTAAGAGTGAACTTTAAAGATCGTTGGGTAATAAAACGTCCCCTTTGAGATAAAATATGATACAgaacattataaaatacttaaaaaaaatatttgtcattacAGGCATGGAGGTCGACGTCGTGAAGAAAAAGGGGAAAAAGAAGCGCAATTCTCATAAGCATAAACGTAACGGCACCAAGCGTATTCGTGTCGAGAGTGAGCTTGCCAAGGCACTGAAAGCTCTTGTGTTGGAGAACAAAGGCAAGCCGAAACAAAAGCCGAAAAAGAAGCCAAAACAAAAGGTGGACAAGGCAGCACGTGCGGTCGTGAAGCCCGTCCCACCGCGTCATGTGAACCACGGCATCTGTCACATCAAATGCCGTCACACTGCTTAAATGTTCTGTGTTCCTGGTGTTCTGTGGTACGTCCTCAACTTGTTGTGTTTTTGTAGACTAGGTACAATTGTCTGTTCTATATAATCTCTACCGTCAATCATTGTTAAAACCTTTGGAAGAAATTTGTAATCTTTGCTAAGTATTCTTTACTTTATTGGGTAAATTGTTCATTGTTTGATAATTCCGTAGGTTTCTTATCGATTATACAAAAGTAGTCTAAAGTAATTATATCCCcgaattttataaatgttattctGTTTGAGTTTGTTGAAAATACTTAGGTAAAATTAGAACCAAAGTTACCTACTGTTAGttatatcttt is from Helicoverpa armigera isolate CAAS_96S chromosome 1, ASM3070526v1, whole genome shotgun sequence and encodes:
- the LOC110373016 gene encoding uncharacterized protein LOC110373016 — protein: MVGELFGPRIELSPVKIYGYKISKLMSGMEVDVVKKKGKKKRNSHKHKRNGTKRIRVESELAKALKALVLENKGKPKQKPKKKPKQKVDKAARAVVKPVPPRHVNHGICHIKCRHTA